A region from the Mesorhizobium sp. J8 genome encodes:
- a CDS encoding acyl carrier protein, giving the protein MPDQFATNIIALIKNRAVSNGADIDIALDGAEITTTTKLTSLGVDSLGMADILWDLEQAHGIKIDFNTADAWSNLDTIGDVVEAVRSFLNKED; this is encoded by the coding sequence ATGCCAGATCAATTCGCAACCAACATCATCGCTCTAATCAAGAATCGCGCCGTGTCTAACGGTGCCGATATCGACATCGCCTTGGACGGCGCCGAGATAACGACTACCACAAAACTGACTTCTCTGGGTGTCGATTCGTTAGGCATGGCTGATATTCTCTGGGACCTTGAGCAGGCTCACGGCATCAAAATCGATTTCAACACGGCTGACGCCTGGTCAAACCTCGACACTATCGGCGACGTAGTGGAGGCCGTCCGCAGCTTCCTCAATAAGGAGGATTGA
- a CDS encoding beta-ketoacyl-[acyl-carrier-protein] synthase family protein encodes MGKRVVITGIGGLCGLGTDAASIWKAMREGRSAIGPLVNSELHELKGIIGAEIKALPQHDVARKQLVSMDRFSLLAVIAAREAMRQAGLSADAGNPYRFGATVGVGICGWDSIEENYRAILLNGASRAALLTAPKVMPSAAAGHVSMSLGLRGPVFGVTSACASANHAIASAVDQIRLGRADVMVAGGSDAPLIWGVLKSWEALRVLAPDTCRPFSADRKGVVLGEGAGMAVLESYEHAKARGATVLAEIAGVGLSADAFDIAAPAVEGPEAAMRACLSDAGLNGDEVDYLNAHGTGTKANDQTETAAIKRVFGDHAYSMSISSTKSVHAHCLGAASALEMIACVMAIQDGVVPPTANYRESDPACDLDITPNVPRERKVRVAMSNAFAMGGTNAVLAFSQI; translated from the coding sequence GTGGGGAAGCGCGTCGTCATTACTGGAATAGGTGGACTGTGCGGGCTAGGCACTGACGCCGCTTCCATATGGAAAGCAATGCGCGAAGGTCGCTCGGCCATTGGGCCCCTTGTCAATTCTGAACTCCACGAGTTGAAGGGGATAATCGGTGCCGAGATCAAGGCGCTTCCGCAACACGATGTCGCCCGGAAACAACTCGTCTCGATGGACCGTTTCAGCCTGCTTGCCGTCATTGCAGCGCGCGAAGCCATGCGACAGGCTGGACTTTCAGCGGACGCAGGCAACCCCTACCGCTTCGGCGCAACGGTGGGCGTCGGCATCTGCGGCTGGGACTCGATTGAAGAAAACTACCGCGCTATCCTTTTGAATGGCGCGAGCCGTGCTGCGCTCCTCACCGCACCTAAGGTTATGCCGAGTGCGGCCGCCGGCCATGTCAGCATGAGCCTTGGCTTGAGGGGGCCGGTCTTCGGGGTCACGTCCGCTTGTGCCTCAGCCAACCATGCGATCGCTTCGGCCGTGGATCAGATTAGGCTTGGCCGCGCCGATGTCATGGTTGCCGGCGGCAGCGATGCGCCACTCATATGGGGCGTGCTGAAGTCGTGGGAGGCATTGCGCGTGCTTGCGCCGGATACCTGCCGGCCCTTCTCGGCCGACAGAAAGGGCGTCGTGCTGGGTGAGGGTGCGGGCATGGCTGTGCTGGAAAGCTACGAGCATGCTAAAGCGCGCGGCGCCACAGTACTTGCCGAAATCGCCGGCGTCGGCCTTTCCGCCGACGCGTTCGACATCGCAGCGCCTGCAGTCGAGGGACCCGAGGCTGCGATGCGTGCCTGCCTTTCTGATGCCGGGTTGAATGGCGACGAGGTAGACTATCTCAACGCGCACGGAACCGGCACCAAGGCCAACGATCAGACTGAAACGGCGGCGATCAAGCGCGTCTTTGGTGACCATGCCTATTCAATGTCTATATCCTCTACGAAGTCTGTGCATGCACATTGTCTCGGCGCAGCGAGCGCGCTGGAAATGATCGCCTGTGTGATGGCGATTCAGGACGGGGTCGTGCCACCAACGGCCAACTACCGGGAGTCAGACCCCGCTTGCGATCTTGACATTACTCCCAATGTGCCGCGCGAGCGCAAAGTGCGCGTCGCAATGAGCAACGCCTTCGCCATGGGCGGCACCAACGCGGTTCTGGCGTTCAGTCAGATATAG